One genomic segment of Chelonoidis abingdonii isolate Lonesome George chromosome 16, CheloAbing_2.0, whole genome shotgun sequence includes these proteins:
- the LOC116833953 gene encoding solute carrier family 2, facilitated glucose transporter member 9-like has translation MEGKPALHGHRQVTGHLTFPLLAATLLASFGSSLLYGYNLAVVNSPAVHIKAFYNATWSQHYGQSPSQALLTIMYSLTVSVFALGGLVGSFPVGMLVTRYGRKGTLVRSTLLVFLAGILMGFSRYLTSPEMVILGRFITGLHSGICLSVVPMYLGEIAPKNLRGFLGLVPSIFICLGVFSAQVLGLPELLGEDGYWPLFLSLVVIPASLQLLLLHWFPESPRYLLIEKNNVRGATDALRWFLGKDDVRDVLEEMWEERRSLSSLETISIWQLLRDGSVRWQTLSVVVINMGMQLSGIDAIWFYTNTIFQHAGIPGPEIPYSTVGTGAIEVLAGLLGCFTIEKLGRRPLLIIGFSFMGFCCAGITLALVLQATVPWMRYLSVACVVGIIAGFCMGPAGVPFLMTAELFKQSHRPAAYIVGGSLNWLSNFTVGFVFPFLQMSAGAFCYLVFCGVCVLVALYVYLIIPETKNKTFVEISQIFATRRPFLTAPASAVKMVPLGGYGALENSSLELSESSRA, from the exons cacctcacCTTTCCGCTGCTCGCCGCCACCCTGCTGGCTTCCTTCGGCTCCTCCCTGCTTTACGGCTACAACCTGGCAGTGGTGAACTCGCCGGCCGTG CACATAAAGGCCTTCTACAATGCCACCTGGTCCCAGCACTATGGGCAGAGCCCGAGCCAGGCCCTGCTCACCATCATGTACTCACTGACCGTCTCGGTCTTCGCCCTGGGGGGGCTGGTGGGCTCCTTTCCGGTGGGGATGCTCGTGACTCGATACGGGAG GAAGGGCACCCTTGTGCGGAGCACACTGCTCGTCTTCCTGGCTGGCATCCTGATGGGCTTCAGCCGCTACCTGACATCACCCGAGATGGTCATCCTTGGCCGCTTCATCACAGGGCTGCATTCAG GCATCTGTCTCAGCGTGGTGCCCATGTACCTGGGAGAAATTGCCCCCAAGAACCTGCGTGGCTTCCTGGGCCTGGTGCCCAGCATCTTCATCTGCCTGGGGGTCTTCTCCGCTCAAGTCCTGGGTCTGCcggagctgctgggggag GATGGATACTGGCCTCTTTTCCTGTCCCTGGTGGTCATTCcagcctccctgcagctcctgctgctccacTGGTTCCCCGAGAGCCCCCGCTACCTGCTGATTGAGAAGAACAATGTCCGGGGGGCCACAGATG CGCTGCGCTGGTTCCTGGGGAAGGACGACGTGCGGGATGTGCTGGAGGAGATGTGGGAGGAGCGGCGCTCGCTCTCCTCCCTGGAGACCATCTCCATCTGGCAGCTCCTGCGGGATGGCTCCGTGCGCTGGCAGACCCTCTCCGTGGTGGTGATCAACATGGGCATGCAGCTCTCCGGGATTGATGCG ATCTGGTTCTACACCAACACCATCTTCCAGCACGCCGGCATCCCGGGACCCGAGATCCCCTACAGCACCGTGGGAACAGGCGCCATCGAGGTGCTGGCCGGCCTGCTCGGC TGCTTCACCATCGAGAAGCTGGGCCGGCGGCCGCTCCTCATCATCGGCTTCTCCTTCATGGGCTTCTGCTGCGCTGGCATCACCTTGGCCCTGGTGCTGCAG GCTACCGTGCCCTGGATGCGCTACCTCAGCGTAGCCTGCGTCGTTGGGATCATCGCTGGCTTCTGTATGGGACCAG CTGGTGTGCCCTTCCTGATGACCGCAGAGCTCTTCAAGCAGTCACACCGCCCTGCTGCCTACATTGTGGGGGGGTCCCTGAACTGGCTCTCCAACTTCACTGTGGGCTTCGTCTTCCCCTTCCTACAG ATGTCAGCTGGCGCCTTCTGCTACCTGGTGTTCTGCGGGGTCTGCGTGCTGGTGGCGCTCTACGTCTACCTCATCATCCCCGAGACCAAGAACAAAACATTCGTGGAGATCAGCCAGATCTTCGCCACCCGCCGCCCCTTCCTCACTGCCCCAGCCAGCGCCGTGAAGATGGTCCCGCTCGGCGGTTATGGGGCCTTGGAGAACAGCTCCCTGGAGCTCTCAGAGTCCAGCCGGGCATGA